In one window of Streptomyces roseofulvus DNA:
- a CDS encoding STAS domain-containing protein gives MDHQHIGSARLRVEARAVDGGAELLVPVGELDHHTAELLRAPLDAALDAGRVRLVVDCAGLGFCDSTGLNVLLGARLRAEAGGGGVHLVAMRPAVARVFRITGAEAVFTVHDTLATALPGSG, from the coding sequence ATGGACCACCAGCACATCGGCAGCGCGCGGCTGCGGGTCGAGGCCAGGGCCGTGGACGGCGGCGCCGAGCTCCTCGTACCGGTGGGTGAGCTCGATCACCACACCGCCGAGCTGCTCCGCGCCCCGCTCGACGCGGCCCTCGACGCCGGCCGCGTCCGGCTCGTCGTGGACTGCGCGGGGCTCGGCTTCTGCGACTCGACCGGGCTCAACGTGCTCCTCGGGGCGCGACTGCGGGCCGAGGCGGGCGGCGGCGGGGTCCATCTGGTGGCCATGCGGCCCGCGGTGGCCCGGGTCTTCCGGATCACCGGCGCGGAGGCGGTCTTCACCGTGCACGACACCCTCGCCACCGCACTGCCCGGCTCCGGCTGA
- a CDS encoding DegT/DnrJ/EryC1/StrS family aminotransferase, which produces MVSAYAELEEGMRARLGGRECLYVPSCRLGLYLALRHWCAPGGRVLMSPVNDDVIFFVVLAAGLRPVQAPLDPRDGSLDPAAVPDSVWSGLSAVLTTNLYGNPDPAPELRARCDRLGIPLLEDAAHAIGSAVGGRPAGAWGDASVFSLSKHTGAKTGGFLSVADPALRDGLAAARDALLRPARLGKELAYLARPYAEATARGLRLARPAHAALRALGLHERPGIRMPLRPAELARALDAAPALDPFHSWVRVDMHDYRLRPGAGRLHRTRRRFAALDTVLDAHRAGTARLLASEYSGQGLPADGAVPPLFRVPLLVEDRDAAVAALARRRITVGYLYDPPLDTYAGDAFTDPSPAPAAAAWFARHALPVDPRRADEALAALRASGARPAVPSPALGGAR; this is translated from the coding sequence ATGGTTTCTGCGTACGCGGAACTGGAAGAGGGCATGCGCGCACGGCTGGGGGGCCGGGAGTGCCTCTACGTGCCGTCGTGCCGCCTCGGCCTCTACCTCGCGCTGCGCCACTGGTGCGCCCCCGGCGGCCGGGTGCTCATGTCGCCCGTCAACGACGACGTCATCTTCTTCGTGGTGCTCGCCGCAGGACTCCGGCCCGTCCAGGCACCGCTCGACCCGCGCGACGGCTCCCTCGACCCGGCGGCCGTCCCCGACTCCGTCTGGTCCGGGCTCTCCGCCGTCCTCACCACCAACCTGTACGGCAACCCCGACCCGGCACCCGAGCTGCGCGCCCGCTGCGACCGGCTCGGCATCCCGCTCCTGGAGGACGCCGCCCACGCCATCGGCTCCGCCGTCGGCGGCCGCCCGGCCGGCGCCTGGGGCGACGCCTCCGTCTTCAGCCTCTCCAAGCACACCGGGGCCAAGACCGGCGGTTTCCTCAGCGTCGCCGACCCCGCGCTCCGCGACGGACTCGCCGCCGCCCGCGACGCCCTGCTCCGGCCGGCCCGGCTCGGCAAGGAACTCGCCTACCTGGCCCGCCCGTACGCCGAGGCCACCGCCCGCGGGCTGCGCCTCGCCCGCCCCGCGCACGCCGCCCTCCGCGCCCTCGGCCTGCACGAGCGGCCCGGGATCCGGATGCCGTTGCGCCCCGCCGAACTGGCCCGCGCCCTCGACGCCGCCCCCGCCCTCGACCCCTTCCACTCCTGGGTCCGGGTCGACATGCACGACTACCGGCTCCGCCCCGGCGCCGGCCGCCTGCACCGCACCCGCCGCAGGTTCGCCGCACTCGACACCGTCCTCGACGCCCACCGCGCCGGCACCGCCCGCCTCCTCGCCAGCGAGTACTCCGGCCAGGGCCTCCCCGCCGACGGCGCCGTCCCGCCGCTCTTCCGGGTACCGCTCCTGGTCGAGGACCGCGACGCCGCCGTCGCCGCCCTCGCCCGCCGCCGCATCACCGTCGGCTACCTGTACGACCCGCCCCTCGACACCTACGCCGGGGACGCCTTCACCGACCCCTCCCCCGCCCCGGCCGCCGCCGCCTGGTTCGCCCGGCACGCCCTGCCCGTCGACCCCCGCCGCGCCGACGAGGCGCTCGCCGCGCTGCGTGCCTCCGGCGCCCGGCCCGCCGTGCCCTCACCCGCCCTCGGCGGCGCCCGGTGA
- a CDS encoding polysaccharide deacetylase family protein, translated as MSGAPPATRIPVLLYHPVMDDPPGWIAEFTVTPRQFAAHLDAITGSGRTPLTVGALVGHLAAGTPLPPRPVVLTFDDGFADLAGPTAEALARRSLPATAYLTTGALAPGRPCLLPPAPMMTLAQAPRLEEYGMEVGGHTVSHPQLDTLRPAALRSELRDSKAELEDVLGHEVRHLAYPHGYNSPAVRRAAQAAGYASAVAVRHALSSETDELFRIARLIVRRDHTAADVEAWMEGTGARSAPYPDSLPTVGWRLYRRARALVKGPEFAG; from the coding sequence ATGAGCGGCGCGCCCCCCGCCACCCGCATCCCGGTCCTCCTCTACCACCCGGTGATGGACGACCCGCCCGGCTGGATCGCGGAATTCACCGTCACCCCCCGCCAGTTCGCCGCGCACCTCGACGCGATCACCGGCAGCGGCCGCACCCCGCTGACCGTCGGCGCGCTCGTCGGGCACCTCGCCGCCGGCACCCCGTTGCCGCCCCGGCCCGTCGTCCTCACCTTCGACGACGGCTTCGCCGACCTCGCCGGCCCGACCGCCGAGGCACTCGCCCGCCGGTCGCTGCCCGCCACCGCGTACCTGACCACGGGCGCGCTCGCCCCCGGCCGGCCCTGCCTGCTGCCGCCCGCGCCGATGATGACCCTGGCGCAGGCCCCCCGCCTGGAGGAGTACGGGATGGAGGTCGGCGGCCACACGGTCAGCCACCCCCAGCTCGACACCCTCCGCCCGGCCGCGCTCCGGAGCGAACTGCGCGACTCCAAGGCGGAGCTGGAGGACGTCCTCGGCCACGAGGTGCGCCACCTCGCCTATCCGCACGGCTACAACAGCCCCGCCGTCCGCCGGGCCGCGCAGGCCGCCGGATACGCCTCGGCCGTCGCCGTCCGGCACGCGCTCAGCTCCGAGACCGACGAGCTGTTCCGGATCGCCCGGCTCATCGTCCGCCGGGACCACACCGCCGCCGACGTGGAGGCGTGGATGGAGGGCACGGGCGCCCGGTCCGCCCCCTACCCCGACTCGCTGCCCACCGTCGGCTGGCGGCTCTACCGCAGGGCCAGAGCCCTGGTGAAGGGGCCGGAGTTCGCCGGCTGA
- a CDS encoding RNA polymerase sigma factor SigF, with product MSPRLDAPRTPTAPSTPALPHPHHPTPAPHPALDGPLDRVAPADARALSKDLFARLAELEEGTHEHAYVRNTLVELNLALVRFAAARFGTRSEPMEDIVQVGTIGLIKAIDRFELARGVEFPTFAMPTIIGEIKRFFRDTSWSVHVPRRLQELRLDLARAGDALSQRLDRAPTVAELAAELHLTEDEVVEGMAASNAYTAASLDAQTEDDDHGQNETTLADRLGYEDHGLTGIEYVASLKPMIASLPERERLILSLRFVTGLTQSEIGAELGISQMHVSRLLSRTLARLRRGLTLEE from the coding sequence ATGTCACCCCGGCTCGACGCCCCGCGCACCCCCACCGCGCCGTCGACACCAGCCCTTCCCCACCCCCACCACCCCACACCCGCGCCGCACCCGGCGCTCGACGGCCCGCTCGACCGGGTCGCCCCCGCCGACGCCCGCGCCCTCTCGAAGGACCTCTTCGCCCGGCTCGCCGAGCTGGAGGAGGGCACCCACGAGCACGCGTACGTCCGCAACACCCTCGTCGAACTCAACCTGGCCCTGGTCCGCTTCGCCGCCGCCCGCTTCGGCACCCGCAGCGAACCCATGGAGGACATCGTCCAGGTCGGCACGATCGGCCTCATCAAGGCCATCGACCGCTTCGAACTCGCCCGCGGCGTCGAATTCCCCACCTTCGCGATGCCGACCATCATCGGCGAGATCAAGCGCTTCTTCCGCGACACCTCCTGGTCCGTGCACGTCCCCCGCCGGCTCCAGGAACTCCGCCTCGACCTGGCGCGGGCCGGCGACGCCCTCTCCCAGCGCCTCGACCGGGCCCCGACCGTCGCCGAACTCGCCGCCGAACTCCACCTCACCGAGGACGAGGTCGTCGAGGGCATGGCCGCCAGCAACGCCTACACGGCCGCCTCCCTCGACGCCCAGACCGAGGACGACGACCACGGCCAGAACGAGACCACCCTCGCCGACCGGCTCGGCTACGAGGACCACGGCCTCACCGGCATCGAGTACGTGGCCTCCCTCAAGCCGATGATCGCCTCGCTCCCCGAACGCGAACGGCTGATCCTCTCCCTCCGGTTCGTCACCGGACTCACCCAGTCGGAGATCGGCGCCGAACTCGGCATCTCCCAGATGCACGTCTCCCGGCTGCTCTCCCGCACCCTCGCGCGGCTGCGCCGCGGGCTGACCCTGGAGGAATGA
- a CDS encoding glycoside hydrolase family 26 protein, with product MTGRHARGSAAGRLAVALAAVGALTAGIGVWATVAEGGDRCAADSRLVSPCGAWWGAYLPYDQDGSLTRPVYAFERKIGRRLDLVYTYHDMSGNELDGTLLTDDERELGRDRLLMLAWESTVWKEPHHAGWTETQLGWKNIASGRYDAEIVDPQIRRIKAYGKRVFLSFDQEVDARIKEGAGTPAEYVAAYRHLHDRFRLLGADNVVWVWTVSGYLGMADEMKRLYPGDRYVDWIGMDQYNYYRCHGTDTWRDFDASQRPTYDWLRANISGRKPVMLAEFATAPDPERPDRQRDWYARIPEVAPTLPEAKAYVHWNRAVPGPGCDLTVDAGPGLQGYRTAGQDPYFRQPLPRR from the coding sequence GTGACCGGCCGGCACGCCCGCGGCTCGGCCGCCGGACGGCTCGCCGTCGCCCTCGCCGCCGTCGGCGCGCTGACCGCCGGGATAGGGGTGTGGGCCACGGTCGCCGAGGGCGGCGACCGCTGCGCCGCCGACTCCCGGCTCGTCTCCCCCTGCGGGGCCTGGTGGGGCGCGTACCTCCCCTACGACCAGGACGGTTCGCTCACCCGGCCGGTGTACGCCTTCGAGCGCAAGATCGGCCGCAGGCTCGACCTCGTGTACACGTACCACGACATGTCGGGCAACGAACTCGACGGCACCCTCCTCACCGACGACGAACGCGAACTCGGCCGCGACCGGCTGCTGATGCTCGCCTGGGAGTCCACCGTCTGGAAGGAACCCCACCACGCCGGCTGGACCGAGACCCAGCTCGGCTGGAAGAACATCGCCTCCGGCCGCTACGACGCCGAGATCGTCGACCCGCAGATCCGCCGCATCAAGGCGTACGGCAAACGGGTCTTCCTCTCCTTCGACCAGGAGGTCGACGCCCGGATCAAGGAGGGCGCCGGCACCCCCGCCGAGTACGTCGCCGCCTACCGGCACCTCCACGACCGCTTCCGGCTGCTGGGCGCCGACAACGTCGTCTGGGTGTGGACCGTCTCCGGCTACCTCGGCATGGCCGACGAGATGAAGCGGCTCTACCCCGGCGACCGGTACGTCGACTGGATCGGCATGGACCAGTACAACTACTACCGCTGCCACGGCACCGACACCTGGCGCGACTTCGACGCCAGCCAGCGCCCCACCTACGACTGGCTCCGTGCGAACATCTCCGGCCGGAAGCCCGTCATGCTGGCCGAGTTCGCCACCGCGCCCGACCCGGAGCGCCCCGACCGCCAGCGCGACTGGTACGCGCGGATCCCCGAGGTCGCCCCCACGCTCCCGGAGGCGAAGGCGTACGTCCACTGGAACCGGGCCGTGCCCGGCCCCGGCTGCGACCTGACCGTCGACGCGGGCCCGGGACTCCAGGGGTACCGGACCGCCGGCCAGGACCCGTACTTCCGGCAGCCCCTGCCGCGACGGTGA
- a CDS encoding lipopolysaccharide biosynthesis protein: protein MTETVRARGADPDAPGTSGAGASEAKGGKDSGDDSLFRNAYALMLSTGVSAALGLGFWLVAARYYTEDAVGQGSAAIAAQRMLASITATTLSGAVVRYVPRAGRATGPLVARLYLLSTVVVAAASGIFLLTLDWWGPSYAPLGTLSAGIFFTLSSVGWALLTLQDGVLTGLRKAFWVPVGNTVFSAGKLVLLVALAAALPVLGVFVSWAAAIALSTIPLAWLVFRRLIPEQARADRDREPPTYREIGRFVAGDAVGAFFSLLMISLLPVMVAVRFDAAHNAFFYTAYTVGGTMEFMAINMASSLTAHASHSPESLAEGVRGALRRMVLLLVPVVLVLVLFAPLILAPFGQGYTDNGSTVLRLLAAGALPRVAVELYIGVLRVQGRTGMLAAVQGGMCVLVLGSAAVLLGPYGISGAGMAVLGGMTVMAVACAPGLRAVLRGRAPEREPEPAAPESSPAPEDWGSPLVEDLGGGTSWARQNAYLRTTAAHDTVTPAFGIPVYVPRPRAPEPAPVRREPPPAPGRDRWRPVLWALLGAAAVAFWLPLAVAEPLDVARLSGTGLLSALPAPTLAAAGALVALQGTAVGLRAFRAGFAGAVVAATFLALHTAPPLLGLLPPVAAGPGAELLGPGAAGWVAPVAAQVLCLLLAAALLRVLGAGGRTTAGVVWVLVWAGWAGQQSVAAAPLPLLLGLAGITMAAYAIRGLRS from the coding sequence GTGACCGAGACCGTACGGGCGCGGGGCGCCGACCCGGACGCCCCCGGGACGTCCGGCGCCGGGGCCTCCGAGGCCAAGGGCGGCAAGGACTCCGGCGACGACTCGCTCTTCCGCAACGCCTACGCCCTCATGCTCTCCACCGGCGTCTCCGCCGCCCTCGGTCTCGGCTTCTGGCTGGTCGCCGCCCGCTACTACACGGAGGACGCGGTCGGCCAGGGCTCGGCCGCCATCGCCGCCCAGCGGATGCTCGCCTCCATCACCGCCACCACCCTCTCCGGTGCCGTCGTCCGCTACGTCCCCCGGGCCGGCCGCGCCACCGGCCCGCTCGTCGCCCGCCTCTACCTGCTCAGCACGGTGGTGGTGGCCGCCGCCTCCGGGATCTTCCTGCTCACCCTGGACTGGTGGGGACCCTCGTACGCCCCGCTCGGCACCCTCTCCGCCGGGATCTTCTTCACCCTGTCCTCCGTCGGCTGGGCGCTGCTCACCCTCCAGGACGGCGTCCTCACCGGACTGCGCAAGGCCTTCTGGGTGCCGGTCGGCAACACCGTCTTCTCCGCCGGCAAGCTCGTCCTGCTGGTCGCCCTCGCCGCCGCCCTGCCCGTCCTCGGCGTCTTCGTCTCCTGGGCGGCGGCGATCGCGCTCTCCACGATCCCGCTGGCCTGGCTGGTCTTCCGCCGGCTCATCCCGGAGCAGGCCCGCGCCGACCGGGACCGCGAGCCGCCCACGTACCGCGAGATCGGCCGCTTCGTCGCCGGGGACGCCGTCGGCGCCTTCTTCAGCCTGCTCATGATCAGCCTGCTGCCGGTGATGGTCGCCGTCCGCTTCGACGCCGCCCACAACGCCTTCTTCTACACGGCCTACACCGTCGGCGGCACCATGGAGTTCATGGCCATCAACATGGCCTCCTCGCTCACCGCGCACGCCTCCCACAGCCCCGAGTCCCTCGCCGAGGGCGTCCGCGGCGCGCTGCGCCGGATGGTGCTGCTGCTCGTCCCGGTCGTCCTCGTCCTGGTCCTCTTCGCCCCGCTGATCCTCGCCCCCTTCGGCCAGGGCTACACCGACAACGGCTCGACGGTGCTGCGGCTGCTCGCCGCCGGGGCGCTCCCCCGCGTCGCGGTCGAGCTGTACATCGGGGTGCTCCGCGTCCAGGGCCGCACCGGGATGCTCGCCGCCGTCCAGGGCGGCATGTGCGTGCTCGTCCTGGGCAGCGCGGCCGTCCTCCTCGGCCCGTACGGCATCAGCGGGGCCGGGATGGCGGTGCTCGGCGGGATGACCGTGATGGCCGTCGCCTGCGCCCCGGGGCTGCGGGCGGTCCTCCGGGGCCGGGCGCCGGAGCGCGAGCCGGAGCCGGCCGCGCCGGAGAGCTCCCCCGCGCCGGAGGACTGGGGGTCCCCCCTGGTCGAAGACCTCGGAGGAGGCACCAGCTGGGCGCGGCAGAACGCCTATCTGCGCACCACGGCCGCGCACGACACGGTGACGCCCGCGTTCGGCATCCCGGTGTACGTGCCCCGGCCGCGCGCGCCCGAGCCCGCCCCGGTACGCCGGGAACCGCCGCCGGCTCCGGGCCGGGACCGGTGGCGGCCGGTCCTGTGGGCGCTGCTCGGGGCGGCGGCGGTGGCGTTCTGGCTGCCGCTGGCCGTCGCCGAGCCGCTGGACGTGGCCCGGCTGTCCGGCACCGGGCTGCTGTCCGCGCTGCCGGCGCCGACCCTGGCGGCGGCCGGCGCGCTGGTCGCGCTCCAGGGCACGGCGGTCGGCCTGCGCGCGTTCCGTGCCGGCTTCGCCGGCGCCGTCGTCGCGGCCACCTTCCTCGCCCTGCACACCGCGCCGCCGCTGCTCGGCCTGCTGCCGCCGGTGGCCGCGGGGCCGGGCGCCGAGCTGCTGGGCCCGGGCGCGGCCGGCTGGGTGGCGCCGGTGGCGGCACAGGTCCTGTGCCTGCTGCTGGCGGCGGCGCTGCTGCGGGTGCTGGGGGCCGGCGGGCGGACCACCGCCGGGGTGGTGTGGGTGCTGGTCTGGGCGGGCTGGGCGGGGCAGCAGTCCGTCGCCGCCGCCCCGCTGCCGCTGCTGCTCGGCCTGGCCGGGATCACGATGGCGGCGTACGCGATCCGGGGTCTGCGCTCCTGA